In one window of Rhodopseudomonas palustris HaA2 DNA:
- a CDS encoding MFS transporter: MTNVERDPPMTAETRASPWIAFRHTAFTVVWTATVVANVGTWMYNAASGWLMTSLEADPLTVSLVQVASSLPMFLFAIPAGALADIVDKRRFLILIEIVLTVFAAASAVLVWLGLMNPFQLLLFTFLLGAGAAFAAPAWQSIVPDLVPKEHLASAVASNGVGINVSRAIGPALGGVVIGVAGIAAPFWINALSNFAVIGALLWWRPAAKRAATLPPERLFSAIVIGFRHARYNLDLRATLVRAVAFFFFASAYWALLPLVARSRIAGGPELYGILLGAIGLGAIVGAFLLQGLKSALGPDRLVAAGTLGTAVSLVLLGSVQRVELATAACFIAGVSWIAVLANLNVSVQVALPDWVRGRGLAMFVTVFFGAMTAGSALWGQLASSFGLPAAHFAAAVGAVVGIAVTWRWKLRGSAEHDLAPSMHWPAPVLAIDADADQGPVLITVEYHVAADRRDAFLLAMRKLSRQRRRDGAYAWDVFEDTSERGRFVEVFKVASWLEHLRQHDRVTNADRIDQNAIRHFHASAEPRVTHLLAAKFPA, translated from the coding sequence CTGATGACGAGCCTGGAAGCCGATCCACTGACCGTTTCGCTCGTTCAAGTCGCGTCCAGCCTTCCGATGTTCCTGTTCGCGATCCCGGCCGGCGCGCTGGCGGACATCGTCGACAAGCGGCGCTTCCTGATCCTGATCGAGATCGTGCTCACCGTGTTTGCGGCCGCGAGCGCGGTGCTGGTCTGGCTCGGGCTGATGAACCCGTTCCAGCTGTTGCTGTTCACGTTTCTGCTCGGCGCGGGTGCGGCGTTCGCGGCGCCGGCCTGGCAATCGATCGTGCCGGATCTCGTGCCCAAGGAGCACCTCGCATCGGCGGTGGCGAGCAATGGCGTCGGCATCAATGTCAGCCGGGCGATCGGCCCGGCGCTGGGCGGCGTGGTGATCGGCGTCGCGGGCATCGCGGCGCCGTTCTGGATCAACGCGCTGAGCAATTTCGCGGTGATCGGCGCGCTGCTGTGGTGGCGCCCCGCCGCCAAGCGCGCGGCGACGCTGCCTCCGGAACGGTTGTTCAGCGCGATCGTGATCGGCTTTCGCCACGCGCGATACAATCTCGATCTGCGCGCCACACTGGTGCGCGCGGTCGCGTTCTTCTTTTTCGCCAGCGCGTATTGGGCGCTGCTGCCGCTTGTCGCCCGCTCGCGCATCGCCGGGGGACCGGAACTGTACGGCATTTTGCTCGGCGCAATCGGCCTCGGCGCGATTGTCGGCGCGTTCCTGTTGCAGGGGTTGAAATCGGCGCTGGGGCCGGATCGCTTGGTCGCGGCCGGCACGCTCGGGACAGCGGTCAGCCTCGTTCTGCTCGGCAGCGTCCAACGCGTCGAACTCGCGACCGCGGCCTGTTTCATCGCGGGCGTTTCGTGGATCGCGGTTCTCGCCAACCTCAACGTTTCCGTTCAGGTCGCGCTACCGGACTGGGTGCGCGGCCGCGGCCTGGCGATGTTCGTCACGGTGTTCTTCGGCGCGATGACGGCCGGCAGCGCGCTCTGGGGTCAGTTGGCGTCGTCGTTCGGATTGCCGGCAGCGCATTTCGCCGCGGCCGTCGGCGCCGTCGTCGGCATCGCCGTGACGTGGCGCTGGAAACTGCGCGGCAGCGCCGAGCACGATCTCGCACCCTCGATGCATTGGCCCGCGCCGGTGCTGGCCATCGATGCCGATGCCGATCAAGGCCCGGTGCTGATTACGGTCGAGTACCATGTCGCAGCGGACAGGCGCGACGCCTTCCTGCTGGCTATGCGAAAATTGAGCCGACAGCGACGGCGTGACGGCGCATATGCGTGGGACGTGTTCGAAGATACCTCGGAGCGCGGACGATTCGTCGAGGTGTTCAAAGTTGCGTCATGGCTCGAGCATCTTCGGCAACATGATCGCGTCACCAATGCGGATCGGATCGATCAGAATGCGATCCGCCATTTCCACGCGAGCGCAGAGCCTCGCGTGACGCACTTGCTCGCTGCGAAGTTCCCGGCATGA